The genomic window ACTGAAGAGGATTTCGCTGGAAGAGTTAAATAAACAAATTGTAGAAAATTTAGAGACGATAAAAAATGGATAAATACTGGTTGGAAAGAACGGAGCTTCTCATTAAGGAAGAAGGTTTGGAAAAGTTGAACAAAGCAACCGTCCTGGTGGTAGGTTTAGGAGGCGTAGGTTCTTTTGCAGCAGAATTTCTTGCCAGAGCCGGCGTGGGAAACATGACCATCGTTGATGGCGATACCGTAGACATTACCAATATCAACAGGCAGCTGCCGGCCCTGCATTCAACCGTAGGAAAACATAAAGTGGAAGTCGTAGCGGAAAGGCTTTTAGACATCAATCCTCAGCTTAATCTCACAAAAATCAACGAGTTCCTGAATCCTGAAAGAATGGATGAAGTATTGGACTCCGCAAAATTCGATTATGTCCTGGACTGCATCGACAGTGTAACCCCGAAGCTCTGTCTTATTATCGCCGCAAAAAAGAGACGGATAAAAGTCGTAAGCTCAATGGGAGCAGGCGGAAAAATAGAGCCGAGCAAGGTAATGGTGCGTGATATCAGCAAGACTGCACACTGCCATCTGGCGAGACAGGTCCGAAAGAGACTGAAAAAAGAAAAAATTGATAAAGGCGTGCGCTGTGTATTTTCCACTGAAATCCAAAATGAAGAGAGCCTTAAAATGACGGACGGGACAAATTACAAACGTTCTTTCTACGGGACCATCAGCTACATGCCAGCCATTTTCGGATTGTATGTTGCCGCAGAAGTGATTAATTATCTGATGAAAAAGGATTAATCTGACGGTTAAAATATTTCGACAGGTTCCGGCATGACATCCTTACTGTTGATGCAATCATCAGCATTAAAGAGGTTGTGTTGCGACTACGAAGTATTTCTTTTAAATAAAAATTATCCCTTATCTTTACCGCTGTACATGACAGACTTCAAATATCCCAGAGCCGAAAAACTCAAAAAAAATACTGAGATTTCTTTACTTTTCGAAAAAGGTAAGTGGAGAACGAACGGTAATTTGAGAATCATTATCCTGAAAAATAAACTGACGGCTCCTGTTGAAAGTACAAAGTTTGCCGTTTCGGTTTCCAAAAAATATTTCAAAAAAGCGGTTCACAGAAATCGTATCAAAAGGCTGCTTCGCGAATGCTACCGCCTGAATAAAGATCTTTTTAAAGAGGCTTTCGGAGAGAAAACAATGGCCATGATTTTTTGGGCTTCCCCGGAAATACCTCCGAAATTTCAGGATGTGGAGGCACAATTTATCAAGCTTTGCCAGGCTCAGAAGAAATCTTAGCCTTTTTATTTGATAATTTGCCGCGATCGCTTTGTAATTAAATTTTCCAGATTCTTATAATTTCGGTTCTGCTTTAAATACTTTTTGGTATATTTAGGGAAACAATAAATCTGAAAACTAAGATGTTAGATCATGTTCCCTATTTCTCTTATCTTCTGAGTGCATTTATCGGCATCGGGCTGGCTGCGGCCACCGGCTTCAGGGTTTTTCTCCCGATGTTTGCCGTAAGTCTCGCTTCTTACCTGCACTGGATTCCCATGAATGAAAGCTTTGCCTGGCTTGCAGGTCTTCCGGCTCTGATAACCACTGGTATCGCTACCATCGTTGAAATTTTAGCATATTATATTCCTTTTGTCGATCATCTGCTGGACACGGTTTCTGTACCGATGGCTACCATTGCAGGATCAGTTTTATTTGCCAGTCAGTTTGCAGAGCTGGGGACGTTCCCGCAGTGGGCGCTGGGCCTGATTGCTGGTGGTGGAACTGCAGCTACGATAAGTTCGGGATTTGCCGGGCTCAGAGCCGCTTCTACGGCCACAACCGGCGGACTTGGAAATTCGGTCGTGGGAACCACCGAAACAGCCGGAGCAGGTATTATGGCTTTCCTGGCAATGGCAGCACCTGTACTTGCAGCCATTTTTGCCATTCTACTTATTGTAGGCGTTGTTTTTTTCGGGAGAAAGTTATGGCGAAAATTCAGGAAGAATAAAAATATAGCCCGACAGACATAAAAAACGGCGGAAAAATTCCGCCGTTTCTATTTTATTTTTTAGTATAATTTCCTATTATAATTCCCAAAGAACCGACAACCGGAAAAAGCAGGACTGCCAGATAAGGCAGAAGACCCGATTTGTTTTTGTACAAAATCGTTATTGCAGAGACATACAGTAAAATTACGCCTAAGCCTGCAAAAATAATGTGATAAGCCGTAATCGACAGGATATTCATCATAACGATCAATTTCCTTTTGCTCTGAAATCTTTGATCTGCTGAATTTTCCCTTCGTAGTATTTTTTCTTTTCAGGGGTTTTTCTAATCAGGATTTCAAATGCTTTGATTGCTTTTGTATAGAGTTTCTGTTCAAAATAAAGGTTAGCCAATGTTTCCGTCATCAGATGCGAAATATCATCTCCTTTTTCCCTGACCACAAAACTGCTTTCTTCTTTCAGCTGGCTTATTCTTGGGTTATTTTCAATAAAGGTTTCGATCACTTTATTTTTAAGCTCCGTCTTTTCCTTTTCAACTTCCGGCGTACGGTCGATTTTAAGCCAGCTTTGCCAGGTATTGATAAATCCGGGAACATTGCTGTCGAAAGGATTTATTTTAGGGTTTTCCGCAGCTTTTTCTACAGAATCTTCAGTCGGTTTTTCTTCTTCAGTGTCAGAAGTTTCTTTCTGAACTTCTGTTTTTTCAGGTTGAGGAATCTTCCAGTCGGATCCGAAGAATGAAACATTTATTACACGCTCTTCTCCAGCCTTTTCCGGAGATGCTGTTTCACTTTCGTCAGGAGTTTGCTCAGCTGTTTCCTGACGGCTTTCAATGATGGTATCGCCTGAACCTGAATTTTCTTCCGCTCCGAAAACTATTTCATCATCGACAGGCTTTTCATTTTGTATATCTTCTTTTACAGCCTCTTCCTTTGATACGTCCGGAACCGATTGAGAAGTTTCAGCAGGTTTATTCAGCAAAGAATCAGGAATATTTGAGTCTAAAGACATCGGTTTCCATACTCTTGTTTCCGGCTGCTCTTCTGAAGGGGTTTCTAAAGGCTGTTCAAAGGTTTGAACTTTAGCTCCTTCTTCCGATCCGGCAGTTTGTTCATCCGCAGGTTCCGATTCAGACTCCTCGGTCTCTTTAGTTTCCGGGGTTTCCGGCTCAGCAGGTTTTACCTCAAAATGCTGGGTTTCTGCAAAACTGATTTCATGTCCGGTATCTTCAGGCTCTTCTTTTTTATTTTCTTCGGAAGCTGCTTTTTCTTTCATTTTTTTCTCAACTTCCTCGATGAGACGACGCATTTCATCTTCATGCTTGCTGAGGTTCTGCTCAGGGATTTTATTTATAGTCTCCTGCTCATTGGCCTGAATTTTCACTTCCGGAAGGAAAGATTCTGTTCCATGAAAGCTCAGTTCAGATTCATCCTGCACTGCTTGTTCTATTTTTTCCGATGAAATTTCATCTTCGTTGATCACTTTTTCAGGCGTAAACCCGGCAACTTCCTGGGTTTTATTAAGATCTGAATTTATGGATTCATCTGCCGGTGTTTCAGAATCATTTACTTCTTCCGCTACATTAATGGCCAACTTTACTTCAGGCATAAAAGCTTCGGTTTCGTGGAAACTTACTTCAGACTTATCTAAAACTTTTTCTTTCTCGGTTTCAGTATTTATATTTTCCTCCTGAATAATGGTTTCCGGTGTAAATTCCTGTGTTTTTTCCGGCTGGTTTTCTTCTGAGCTTTCAGATTCCGGGGTATCTGTTCGTTCAGAATGATCTTCCAGCTCGTCAAGAATATTCTTTATTTCATGGAAATCTGCTTCGGATCCGGCTTCACTTTCCTGTACAGTATTCCCTGATTCAGCGGCAATCTGTTCAGCTTCTTCAACAGCTGGTTCTTCAGCGGTTTGGGGAGACGTATTTTCTTCCTGGCGGCTTTCTTCCGAAACCATAGCCGGTTCTTCTTTTTTCTCAATTTTCTGGGTAACGATCGAGCCGGATTCCAATGTAGATTCAAGATCAATGGTTTCTACCGTATCATCATTCAGGAAATTCTCTTCTCCTTCAAAAAGGATTCTATTGCGCTCCCCATTTACATAGATCTGCTTGATTTCTTCTCTCGGCGGAGGAAGAATACGCGGTTCTTCGTAAGGCTGCTTCGCGGCGTTTTCTGTTTTCGGTTCCTCCGTTGTTTCAGGTTCAGACACAGGTGCTTCTTCCCTTTTAATCGGGAAAC from Chryseobacterium sp. SORGH_AS_0447 includes these protein-coding regions:
- the rnpA gene encoding ribonuclease P protein component translates to MTDFKYPRAEKLKKNTEISLLFEKGKWRTNGNLRIIILKNKLTAPVESTKFAVSVSKKYFKKAVHRNRIKRLLRECYRLNKDLFKEAFGEKTMAMIFWASPEIPPKFQDVEAQFIKLCQAQKKS
- a CDS encoding DUF4126 domain-containing protein, which codes for MLDHVPYFSYLLSAFIGIGLAAATGFRVFLPMFAVSLASYLHWIPMNESFAWLAGLPALITTGIATIVEILAYYIPFVDHLLDTVSVPMATIAGSVLFASQFAELGTFPQWALGLIAGGGTAATISSGFAGLRAASTATTGGLGNSVVGTTETAGAGIMAFLAMAAPVLAAIFAILLIVGVVFFGRKLWRKFRKNKNIARQT
- a CDS encoding tRNA threonylcarbamoyladenosine dehydratase codes for the protein MDKYWLERTELLIKEEGLEKLNKATVLVVGLGGVGSFAAEFLARAGVGNMTIVDGDTVDITNINRQLPALHSTVGKHKVEVVAERLLDINPQLNLTKINEFLNPERMDEVLDSAKFDYVLDCIDSVTPKLCLIIAAKKRRIKVVSSMGAGGKIEPSKVMVRDISKTAHCHLARQVRKRLKKEKIDKGVRCVFSTEIQNEESLKMTDGTNYKRSFYGTISYMPAIFGLYVAAEVINYLMKKD